A genomic window from Hyla sarda isolate aHylSar1 chromosome 8, aHylSar1.hap1, whole genome shotgun sequence includes:
- the LOC130283981 gene encoding up-regulator of cell proliferation-like isoform X5: MALDVSARNTLQENGEIEDAFWDSDEEECKKSDMRSSAPFNPLDVLCGLLHRSDMILRQQIVYKMSMCQFAVPLLLSSPVEQDFTFMLWSMRDIVKRWRPHCLIKSRDYKEDNIVNVPMPIFSFVRLGSCNISKSRYLNQVLSPSQQNHNFFVHGDLPGGNIPRKHSEGLVEIFWYLPTGNEHLDVFPDPIAVMNLRGDLESNQEQFRFLRSVSSGMFIFIEDINKNQHNLLSSLQKEANVFFILNIREGDINADNMKSLIEVLPRQNTLVKNKRLNDSNVVKRIRSAMKEILPKVKETFNLEEIAKEATKRNIHVDENSPECQETKAKAKEITDEIKDINQYKEETMKLQGKFWKQISKIEKEICRMRELGDRDVEEYKSELQAKLVKLQELQGRHSLTRGMGKFREALMMSSLLKRKLFLKWLKILLDTEGRHHLRELQNKYKLKCRSSSTTEHDLQKIDQKIADSSLGVEHFIRELGQFYEIHLKKEGKLIDLPGIAADVLLDGFPLELIDGDASNIPLQWITDVLTELDKKTGGQCRVRVITVLGVQSTGKSTLLNTMFGLQFPVASGRCTRGAFMTLINANTFEEELSCDFILVIDTEGLKSLDLASLENSYEHDNELATVVVGLSDITIVNMAMENVEEMKDILQIVVHAFLRMKGIGKKSSCQFVHQNVSDVSAHVKNRNARQKFLEQLSEMAKVAARMEKRSDVNHFSDIISCDIERDSWYIPGLWYGIPPMASVNTGYSETVSELKQSTLRSLQSMARKPPNIREFTEWIKSLWDAVKHEKFVFSFRNHLVSEAYNQLCLHYADWEWTFQKNIHRWMMETETFIYNLPYEKISADLWNKLQNDMYQLLDKEETAMERCLEEYFENDFENAHLLEMFREDFIRSVKYLRKQLENVLHDKCEKTIRIQKDKSQIQAMQAQYIDIMEERIAEMMMERRKNAEYVGNSDTLNEEFEAMWDKTLSTLRLSKLETRHVGREIIPHLKRNMDCDDGVIMEWLHNLNKYKDSNFDLKNKDHSSYSPEDIKHLNELTTSLIHECNKHVEEVTGTKEDFNALYAEELLSLIDKRLRRRNFQYPNITKLFELDLKLHIFGSAAFKFQKMHEDFVQKNDPRTCLETLKPHYYSVFKNMYEKRDDCRRKAKQFCELCVKPAITDHINKCLGKEIIDDVLQTGGPEEFKSRKHLQLVILEKLLKENSWDQYIDYINDYESFLKSWISTYIAEHYKRRIQVLQVRTLHSVMAKVQQTLTHPTLISSRNLNEFLVKFCHILDKDLVISKSDMKVVLFQSNLNVKSFAEDVELYLGYVQDEIQLQMNSMSIKSILSQLTLKPQEELFKKLIGCGQQCPFCKAPCEAGGADHKEHFTSLHRPQGLGQHTDEPTNVLDHSICSTNVISNKSFSNKDTTWKPHPYKDYRSHYPDWAIYPDMAANASNYWKFVLIEFNESFAKHYGTNPAKIPEDWYKITRHEAITSLKVTLQ; the protein is encoded by the coding sequence ATGGCTCTGGATGTCTCGGCCAGAAATACTCTTCAAGAAAATGGGGAGATTGAAGATGCATTTTGGGATTCAGATGAAGAAGAATGCAAAAAGAGTGACATGCGGTCATCGGCGCCCTTTAACCCTCTAGATGTTCTGTGTGGCCTCCTGCATCGTTCAGATATGATTTTACGACAGCAGATTGTTTATAAAATGTCCATGTGCCAATTTGCTGTCCCTCTGCTTCTCTCTTCACCTGTCGAACAAGACTTCACCTTCATGTTGTGGTCAATGAGAGATATTGTGAAGAGATGGAGACCTCACTGTTTGATCAAGAGTAGAGATTATAAGGAAGACAATATAGTCAATGTCCCCATGCCCATATTCTCTTTTGTTAGACTTGGTTCTTGCAACATTTCTAAATCTCGATATCTGAACCAAGTCTTAAGTCCATCTCAACAGAACCATAACTTCTTTGTGCATGGAGACCTGCCTGGTGGGAATATTCCTAGGAAACACTCTGAGGGACTTGTGGAAATATTTTGGTATCTTCCAACTGGAAATGAACACTTAGATGTTTTTCCCGATCCCATTGCTGTTATGAATCTACGAGGAGACCTTGAGTCCAATCAGGAACAGTTCAGGTTCCTAAGAAGCGTATCATCcggtatgtttatatttattgagGACATTAACAAGAACCAGCACAACCTGCTATCAAGTTTACAGAAGGAGGcaaatgttttcttcattctaAATATAAGAGAAGGAGACATAAATGCTGACAACATGAAATCTCTCATCGAAGTTCTCCCAAGACAAAATACTTTAGTTAAGAATAAACGCCTCAATGACTCCAACGTGGTAAAGAGAATACGATCAGCAATGAAAGAGATACTTCCAAAAGTTAAAGAAACATTTAATCTAGAGGAAATTGCAAAGGAAGCCACAAAACGCAATATCCATGTTGATGAGAATTCCCCAGAATGCCAAGAAACTAAAGCAAAAGCCAAAGAAATTACAGATGAAATAAAAGATATAAATCAATATAAGGAGGAAACAATGAAACTACAGGGAAAGTTCTGGAAACAGATATCTAAAATAGAGAAGGAAATATGTAGAATGAGAGAATTAGGTGACCGGGATGTGGAAGAATATAAATCTGAGCTCCAGGCAAAACTAGTGAAACTCCAAGAGCTGCAGGGGAGGCACAGTCTGACACGGGGCATGGGGAAATTCCGAGAAGCATTGATGATGTCttctttattgaaaaggaaattaTTTCTGAAATGGCTGAAAATACTTCTGGACACAGAAGGAAGACATCATCTCAGAGAATTACAGAACAAATACAAACTTAAATGCAGAAGTTCATCAACAACTGAACATGATCTCCAAAAAATCGACCAGAAAATAGCAGATAGTTCATTGGGTGTAGAACATTTTATACGTGAGTTGGGACAGTTTTATGAAATACACTTGAAAAAAGAAGGAAAGCTCATTGATTTGCCAGGAATAGCTGCTGACGTCTTGTTGGATGGGTTCCCATTGGAGCTGATTGATGGAGATGCCTCCAATATTCCCTTACAGTGGATAACTGATGTCCTGACTGAGCTGGATAAGAAGACCGGAGGACAATGTAGGGTGAGAGTGATAACTGTGCTGGGAGTGCAGAGTACCGGGAAGTCCACCCTTCTGAACACCATGTTTGGTCTACAGTTCCCTGTGGCCAGTGGACGATGCACACGAGGAGCCTTCATGACTCTTATTAATGCAAATACCTTTGAAGAAGAACTTAGTTGTGACTTCATTCTAGTCATTGACACTGAAGGACTGAAGTCCTTGGATCTGGCTTCTCTGGAGAACAGTTATGAACACGACAATGAATTGGCCACAGTTGTAGTTGGATTAAGTGACATCACCATAGTCAACATGGCCATGGAAAATGTAGAAGAAATGAAAGATATTTTACAGATTGTGGTCCATGCGTTTCTTAGAATGAAAGGAATAGGCAAGAAATCCAGCTGCCAGTTTGTTCACCAAAATGTGAGTGATGTGTCCGCTCATGTGAAGAACAGGAACGCCAGACAGAAATTTCTGGAACAGTTGAGTGAAATGGCAAAAGTAGCAGCTAGAATGGAGAAAAGAAGTGATGTGAATCATTTTTCAGACATTATCTCTTGTGATATTGAAAGAGATTCTTGGTACATTCCTGGGTTATGGTATGGGATACCACCTATGGCCTCTGTAAACACTGGGTACAGTGAAACGGTTAGTGAGCTGAAACAATCGACACTCAGATCCTTACAGTCAATGGCCAGAAAACCTCCAAATATTAGAGAATTTACAGAATGGATAAAAAGTCTGTGGGATGCGGTAAAACATGAGAAATTTGTCTTCAGCTTTAGAAACCATTTGGTCAGTGAGGCCTATAACCAGCTCTGTCTTCACTATGCAGATTGGGAAtggacatttcagaaaaacattcaCAGATGGATGATGGAGACAGAAACTTTCATCTATAATTTACCCTATGAGAAAATAAGTGCAGATTTATGGAACAAACTCCAAAATGATATGTATCAGCTATTAGACAAGGAGGAGACAGCCATGGAACGATGTCTGGAGGAATATTTTGAGAATGATTTTGAGAATGCTCATCTTCTGGAGATGTTTCGAGAAGACTTTATCAGAAGTGTGAAGTATCTCAGGAAACAACTTGAAAATGTTCTTCATGATAAGTGTGAGAAGACTATTCGTATCCAGAAAGATAAATCCCAGATTCAAGCCATGCAGGCCCAATATATTGACATAATGGAAGAAAGAATAGCAGAAATGATGATGGAAAGAAGGAAAAATGCTGAATATGTGGGGAACAGTGATACTCTGAATGAAGAATTTGAGGCGATGTGGGATAAAACTCTTTCCACTTTACGACTAAGTAAACTAGAAACACGCCATGTTGGCCGTGAAATAATTCCACACTTAAAAAGGAACATGGATTGTGATGATGGTGTGATCATGGAGTGGCTCCATAACCTCAACAAATATAAGGATAGCAACTTTGATCTGAAAAACAAGGATCATTCTAGCTATTCTCCTGAAGACATCAAGCATTTGAATGAACTTACCACCTCCTTAATTCACGAATGTAACAAACATGTTGAAGAAGTTACTGGCACCAAAGAAGACTTTAATGCCTTGTATGCTGAGGAGTTGCTGTCATTGATCGATAAAAGACTGAGGAGACGAAACTTCCAATATCCTAACATTACGAAACTCTTTGAGTTAGATCTTAAACTTCACATCTTTGGAAGTGCAGCCTTTAAATTCCAGAAGATGCATGAGGACTTTGTACAAAAAAATGATCCAAGGACCTGCCTGGAGACGCTGAAGCCTCACTACTACTCTGTCTTCAAAAACATGTATGAAAAAAGGGACGACTGTCGAAGGAAAGCCAAACAATTCTGTGAACTATGTGTGAAGCCGGCCATCACTGATCACATCAACAAGTGTCTCGGTAAGGAGATAATAGATGACGTCCTACAGACCGGTGGCCCAGAAGAATTCAAGAGTCGGAAACATTTACAGCTAGTGATTCTCGAAAAGTTGCTGAAGGAAAACtcttgggatcagtatatagattaTATCAATGATTATGAGAGTTTTCTCAAAAGTTGGATCTCAACCTACATTGCCGAACATTACAAAAGACGTATCCAAGTTCTACAAGTAAGAACCCTCCATTCTGTAATGGCCAAAGTGCAACAAACCCTCACTCATCCAACACTTATCTCTTCCAGAAACCTTAACGAGTTTTTAGTGAAGTTTTGTCATATTTTAGACAAAGATCTTGTCATTTCCAAGTCCGACATGAAAGTTGTCTTGTTCCAGAGTAATCTGAATGTCAAATCGTTTGCCGAGGATGTTGAGTTGTATCTTGGTTATGTACAAGATGAAATCCAGCTGCAGATGAACTCAATGAGTATAAAGTCAATACTTTCACAGCTGACATTGAAGCCTCAGGAGGAGCTCTTCAAGAAGCTCATTGGATGTGGGCAGCAGTGTCCATTCTGTAAAGCCCCCTGTGAAGCTGGAGGAGCTGACCACAAGGAGCACTTTACTTCTCTTCACCGACCTCAGGGACTTGGGCAACATACAGATGAGCCGACCAATGTTCTGGACCATTCTATATGTTCTACAAATGTCATCTCAAATAAGAGTTTTAGCAATAAGGACACAACTTGGAAGCCTCATCCTTACAAGGATTACAGGTCCCATTACCCAGACTGGGCCATCTATCCCGACATGGCTGCCAATGCCTCAAACTACTGGAAGTTTGTCTTAATAGAGTTTAATGAGTCATTTGCCAAACATTATGGAACAAAcccagcaaaaatcccagaagacTGGTACAAAATAACTCGCCATGAAGCTATAACCAGCCTGAAGGTAACTTTGCAATGA
- the LOC130283981 gene encoding interferon-induced very large GTPase 1-like isoform X4 produces the protein MRLCPEEKDTMIPDDHGYTSPERTKSSEDVTVNGEHTGTNVLCKPTQDAQKIVPPAPNTHFVSIDVQPGHDDSCGISQEKESSQRTLLQKLMALDVSARNTLQENGEIEDAFWDSDEEECKKSDMRSSAPFNPLDVLCGLLHRSDMILRQQIVYKMSMCQFAVPLLLSSPVEQDFTFMLWSMRDIVKRWRPHCLIKSRDYKEDNIVNVPMPIFSFVRLGSCNISKSRYLNQVLSPSQQNHNFFVHGDLPGGNIPRKHSEGLVEIFWYLPTGNEHLDVFPDPIAVMNLRGDLESNQEQFRFLRSVSSGMFIFIEDINKNQHNLLSSLQKEANVFFILNIREGDINADNMKSLIEVLPRQNTLVKNKRLNDSNVVKRIRSAMKEILPKVKETFNLEEIAKEATKRNIHVDENSPECQETKAKAKEITDEIKDINQYKEETMKLQGKFWKQISKIEKEICRMRELGDRDVEEYKSELQAKLVKLQELQGRHSLTRGMGKFREALMMSSLLKRKLFLKWLKILLDTEGRHHLRELQNKYKLKCRSSSTTEHDLQKIDQKIADSSLGVEHFIRELGQFYEIHLKKEGKLIDLPGIAADVLLDGFPLELIDGDASNIPLQWITDVLTELDKKTGGQCRVRVITVLGVQSTGKSTLLNTMFGLQFPVASGRCTRGAFMTLINANTFEEELSCDFILVIDTEGLKSLDLASLENSYEHDNELATVVVGLSDITIVNMAMENVEEMKDILQIVVHAFLRMKGIGKKSSCQFVHQNVSDVSAHVKNRNARQKFLEQLSEMAKVAARMEKRSDVNHFSDIISCDIERDSWYIPGLWYGIPPMASVNTGYSETVSELKQSTLRSLQSMARKPPNIREFTEWIKSLWDAVKHEKFVFSFRNHLVSEAYNQLCLHYADWEWTFQKNIHRWMMETETFIYNLPYEKISADLWNKLQNDMYQLLDKEETAMERCLEEYFENDFENAHLLEMFREDFIRSVKYLRKQLENVLHDKCEKTIRIQKDKSQIQAMQAQYIDIMEERIAEMMMERRKNAEYVGNSDTLNEEFEAMWDKTLSTLRLSKLETRHVGREIIPHLKRNMDCDDGVIMEWLHNLNKYKDSNFDLKNKDHSSYSPEDIKHLNELTTSLIHECNKHVEEVTGTKEDFNALYAEELLSLIDKRLRRRNFQYPNITKLFELDLKLHIFGSAAFKFQKMHEDFVQKNDPRTCLETLKPHYYSVFKNMYEKRDDCRRKAKQFCELCVKPAITDHINKCLGKEIIDDVLQTGGPEEFKSRKHLQLVILEKLLKENSWDQYIDYINDYESFLKSWISTYIAEHYKRRIQVLQVRTLHSVMAKVQQTLTHPTLISSRNLNEFLVKFCHILDKDLVISKSDMKVVLFQSNLNVKSFAEDVELYLGYVQDEIQLQMNSMSIKSILSQLTLKPQEELFKKLIGCGQQCPFCKAPCEAGGADHKEHFTSLHRPQGLGQHTDEPTNVLDHSICSTNVISNKSFSNKDTTWKPHPYKDYRSHYPDWAIYPDMAANASNYWKFVLIEFNESFAKHYGTNPAKIPEDWYKITRHEAITSLKVTLQ, from the coding sequence AATCATCACAAAGAACTCTTCTTCAGAAGTTAATGGCTCTGGATGTCTCGGCCAGAAATACTCTTCAAGAAAATGGGGAGATTGAAGATGCATTTTGGGATTCAGATGAAGAAGAATGCAAAAAGAGTGACATGCGGTCATCGGCGCCCTTTAACCCTCTAGATGTTCTGTGTGGCCTCCTGCATCGTTCAGATATGATTTTACGACAGCAGATTGTTTATAAAATGTCCATGTGCCAATTTGCTGTCCCTCTGCTTCTCTCTTCACCTGTCGAACAAGACTTCACCTTCATGTTGTGGTCAATGAGAGATATTGTGAAGAGATGGAGACCTCACTGTTTGATCAAGAGTAGAGATTATAAGGAAGACAATATAGTCAATGTCCCCATGCCCATATTCTCTTTTGTTAGACTTGGTTCTTGCAACATTTCTAAATCTCGATATCTGAACCAAGTCTTAAGTCCATCTCAACAGAACCATAACTTCTTTGTGCATGGAGACCTGCCTGGTGGGAATATTCCTAGGAAACACTCTGAGGGACTTGTGGAAATATTTTGGTATCTTCCAACTGGAAATGAACACTTAGATGTTTTTCCCGATCCCATTGCTGTTATGAATCTACGAGGAGACCTTGAGTCCAATCAGGAACAGTTCAGGTTCCTAAGAAGCGTATCATCcggtatgtttatatttattgagGACATTAACAAGAACCAGCACAACCTGCTATCAAGTTTACAGAAGGAGGcaaatgttttcttcattctaAATATAAGAGAAGGAGACATAAATGCTGACAACATGAAATCTCTCATCGAAGTTCTCCCAAGACAAAATACTTTAGTTAAGAATAAACGCCTCAATGACTCCAACGTGGTAAAGAGAATACGATCAGCAATGAAAGAGATACTTCCAAAAGTTAAAGAAACATTTAATCTAGAGGAAATTGCAAAGGAAGCCACAAAACGCAATATCCATGTTGATGAGAATTCCCCAGAATGCCAAGAAACTAAAGCAAAAGCCAAAGAAATTACAGATGAAATAAAAGATATAAATCAATATAAGGAGGAAACAATGAAACTACAGGGAAAGTTCTGGAAACAGATATCTAAAATAGAGAAGGAAATATGTAGAATGAGAGAATTAGGTGACCGGGATGTGGAAGAATATAAATCTGAGCTCCAGGCAAAACTAGTGAAACTCCAAGAGCTGCAGGGGAGGCACAGTCTGACACGGGGCATGGGGAAATTCCGAGAAGCATTGATGATGTCttctttattgaaaaggaaattaTTTCTGAAATGGCTGAAAATACTTCTGGACACAGAAGGAAGACATCATCTCAGAGAATTACAGAACAAATACAAACTTAAATGCAGAAGTTCATCAACAACTGAACATGATCTCCAAAAAATCGACCAGAAAATAGCAGATAGTTCATTGGGTGTAGAACATTTTATACGTGAGTTGGGACAGTTTTATGAAATACACTTGAAAAAAGAAGGAAAGCTCATTGATTTGCCAGGAATAGCTGCTGACGTCTTGTTGGATGGGTTCCCATTGGAGCTGATTGATGGAGATGCCTCCAATATTCCCTTACAGTGGATAACTGATGTCCTGACTGAGCTGGATAAGAAGACCGGAGGACAATGTAGGGTGAGAGTGATAACTGTGCTGGGAGTGCAGAGTACCGGGAAGTCCACCCTTCTGAACACCATGTTTGGTCTACAGTTCCCTGTGGCCAGTGGACGATGCACACGAGGAGCCTTCATGACTCTTATTAATGCAAATACCTTTGAAGAAGAACTTAGTTGTGACTTCATTCTAGTCATTGACACTGAAGGACTGAAGTCCTTGGATCTGGCTTCTCTGGAGAACAGTTATGAACACGACAATGAATTGGCCACAGTTGTAGTTGGATTAAGTGACATCACCATAGTCAACATGGCCATGGAAAATGTAGAAGAAATGAAAGATATTTTACAGATTGTGGTCCATGCGTTTCTTAGAATGAAAGGAATAGGCAAGAAATCCAGCTGCCAGTTTGTTCACCAAAATGTGAGTGATGTGTCCGCTCATGTGAAGAACAGGAACGCCAGACAGAAATTTCTGGAACAGTTGAGTGAAATGGCAAAAGTAGCAGCTAGAATGGAGAAAAGAAGTGATGTGAATCATTTTTCAGACATTATCTCTTGTGATATTGAAAGAGATTCTTGGTACATTCCTGGGTTATGGTATGGGATACCACCTATGGCCTCTGTAAACACTGGGTACAGTGAAACGGTTAGTGAGCTGAAACAATCGACACTCAGATCCTTACAGTCAATGGCCAGAAAACCTCCAAATATTAGAGAATTTACAGAATGGATAAAAAGTCTGTGGGATGCGGTAAAACATGAGAAATTTGTCTTCAGCTTTAGAAACCATTTGGTCAGTGAGGCCTATAACCAGCTCTGTCTTCACTATGCAGATTGGGAAtggacatttcagaaaaacattcaCAGATGGATGATGGAGACAGAAACTTTCATCTATAATTTACCCTATGAGAAAATAAGTGCAGATTTATGGAACAAACTCCAAAATGATATGTATCAGCTATTAGACAAGGAGGAGACAGCCATGGAACGATGTCTGGAGGAATATTTTGAGAATGATTTTGAGAATGCTCATCTTCTGGAGATGTTTCGAGAAGACTTTATCAGAAGTGTGAAGTATCTCAGGAAACAACTTGAAAATGTTCTTCATGATAAGTGTGAGAAGACTATTCGTATCCAGAAAGATAAATCCCAGATTCAAGCCATGCAGGCCCAATATATTGACATAATGGAAGAAAGAATAGCAGAAATGATGATGGAAAGAAGGAAAAATGCTGAATATGTGGGGAACAGTGATACTCTGAATGAAGAATTTGAGGCGATGTGGGATAAAACTCTTTCCACTTTACGACTAAGTAAACTAGAAACACGCCATGTTGGCCGTGAAATAATTCCACACTTAAAAAGGAACATGGATTGTGATGATGGTGTGATCATGGAGTGGCTCCATAACCTCAACAAATATAAGGATAGCAACTTTGATCTGAAAAACAAGGATCATTCTAGCTATTCTCCTGAAGACATCAAGCATTTGAATGAACTTACCACCTCCTTAATTCACGAATGTAACAAACATGTTGAAGAAGTTACTGGCACCAAAGAAGACTTTAATGCCTTGTATGCTGAGGAGTTGCTGTCATTGATCGATAAAAGACTGAGGAGACGAAACTTCCAATATCCTAACATTACGAAACTCTTTGAGTTAGATCTTAAACTTCACATCTTTGGAAGTGCAGCCTTTAAATTCCAGAAGATGCATGAGGACTTTGTACAAAAAAATGATCCAAGGACCTGCCTGGAGACGCTGAAGCCTCACTACTACTCTGTCTTCAAAAACATGTATGAAAAAAGGGACGACTGTCGAAGGAAAGCCAAACAATTCTGTGAACTATGTGTGAAGCCGGCCATCACTGATCACATCAACAAGTGTCTCGGTAAGGAGATAATAGATGACGTCCTACAGACCGGTGGCCCAGAAGAATTCAAGAGTCGGAAACATTTACAGCTAGTGATTCTCGAAAAGTTGCTGAAGGAAAACtcttgggatcagtatatagattaTATCAATGATTATGAGAGTTTTCTCAAAAGTTGGATCTCAACCTACATTGCCGAACATTACAAAAGACGTATCCAAGTTCTACAAGTAAGAACCCTCCATTCTGTAATGGCCAAAGTGCAACAAACCCTCACTCATCCAACACTTATCTCTTCCAGAAACCTTAACGAGTTTTTAGTGAAGTTTTGTCATATTTTAGACAAAGATCTTGTCATTTCCAAGTCCGACATGAAAGTTGTCTTGTTCCAGAGTAATCTGAATGTCAAATCGTTTGCCGAGGATGTTGAGTTGTATCTTGGTTATGTACAAGATGAAATCCAGCTGCAGATGAACTCAATGAGTATAAAGTCAATACTTTCACAGCTGACATTGAAGCCTCAGGAGGAGCTCTTCAAGAAGCTCATTGGATGTGGGCAGCAGTGTCCATTCTGTAAAGCCCCCTGTGAAGCTGGAGGAGCTGACCACAAGGAGCACTTTACTTCTCTTCACCGACCTCAGGGACTTGGGCAACATACAGATGAGCCGACCAATGTTCTGGACCATTCTATATGTTCTACAAATGTCATCTCAAATAAGAGTTTTAGCAATAAGGACACAACTTGGAAGCCTCATCCTTACAAGGATTACAGGTCCCATTACCCAGACTGGGCCATCTATCCCGACATGGCTGCCAATGCCTCAAACTACTGGAAGTTTGTCTTAATAGAGTTTAATGAGTCATTTGCCAAACATTATGGAACAAAcccagcaaaaatcccagaagacTGGTACAAAATAACTCGCCATGAAGCTATAACCAGCCTGAAGGTAACTTTGCAATGA